In one Halosimplex halophilum genomic region, the following are encoded:
- a CDS encoding winged helix-turn-helix domain-containing protein — MVEGSGSGETDGQQGVAGAGDGSSGAGVDPTAVFELLADETRLSIVRELAVERYSNWRWSGKTFAELRRAVGVEDAGNFSYHLEKLRGRLVVKEGDEYYLLNHGLQIVGAVESGRYSDASEVVRGATSYDCPYPDCERALEGIYEDQYFRLRCPDHHRFAATILPPTVAVAHSPDELVEIMTVDTRQEVQRARAGVCPNCWGPVDVALPAEDPTLASQIEPDLPDDALLATFDCRQCGLSFEMPPGACVVDHPAVVAFHHDHGEDIRGRPYVALPFCGIGRAALESEDPVRVRVDVRLDGDALHLWLDGETDVVAYDREANVGEVDRAAE, encoded by the coding sequence ATGGTCGAGGGAAGCGGGTCCGGGGAAACGGACGGGCAGCAGGGGGTGGCCGGTGCCGGGGACGGGTCGAGCGGCGCGGGGGTCGATCCGACCGCGGTCTTCGAGCTGCTCGCCGACGAGACGCGGCTCTCGATCGTCAGAGAGCTGGCCGTCGAGCGCTACTCGAACTGGCGGTGGTCCGGGAAGACGTTCGCGGAGCTGCGCCGGGCGGTCGGGGTCGAAGACGCCGGCAACTTCAGCTATCACCTGGAGAAGCTGAGGGGGCGGCTGGTCGTCAAGGAGGGGGACGAGTACTACCTGCTCAACCACGGCCTCCAGATCGTCGGCGCCGTCGAATCGGGGCGCTACAGCGACGCGAGCGAGGTGGTCCGCGGGGCGACGAGCTACGACTGTCCGTACCCGGACTGCGAGCGCGCGCTCGAAGGCATCTACGAGGACCAGTACTTCCGCCTGCGCTGTCCCGACCACCACCGGTTCGCCGCGACGATCCTCCCGCCGACCGTCGCCGTCGCCCACTCGCCCGACGAACTCGTCGAGATCATGACGGTCGACACCCGACAGGAGGTCCAGCGGGCCCGCGCGGGCGTCTGCCCCAACTGCTGGGGCCCCGTCGATGTGGCGCTCCCCGCCGAAGACCCGACGCTGGCCTCCCAGATCGAACCGGACCTGCCCGACGACGCGCTCCTCGCGACGTTCGACTGCCGGCAGTGCGGGCTCTCCTTCGAGATGCCGCCCGGCGCCTGCGTCGTCGACCACCCCGCCGTCGTCGCCTTCCACCACGACCACGGCGAGGACATCCGCGGCCGCCCCTACGTCGCCCTCCCGTTCTGCGGGATCGGTCGCGCCGCCCTCGAATCCGAGGACCCGGTCCGCGTCAGGGTGGACGTGCGACTCGACGGCGACGCGCTCCACCTGTGGCTCGACGGGGAGACGGACGTGGTGGCGTACGACCGCGAGGCGAACGTCGGCGAGGTCGACCGCGCGGCGGAGTGA